A window from Mya arenaria isolate MELC-2E11 chromosome 9, ASM2691426v1 encodes these proteins:
- the LOC128245968 gene encoding sushi, von Willebrand factor type A, EGF and pentraxin domain-containing protein 1-like, with the protein MGYYISGSANITCQASGEWNSSTPLCTKFNCGNLEIPADGSIYNSSGTEYGATAYFSCRDGYYLTGSPNATCNATGQWDNPEPNCSIYDCFSLNNITSGYVDTPDGATFGETATYACFPGYDLTGNATTQCLHGGEWSSKPPICVVKDCGNVTLPVNGFVDDTNGTTFGEIVKYSCATGYDLAGDASRICEADGTWNSSDPKCEIHDCGNPGNVDNGNVQVKNGSTYQSSALYTCHNGYMISGDNAYRMCTPTGWEDPAPECVKEACPSPPITMNGMIILLDNSTLVGSKYEVACDPGLIPKPGGPRTCKTSLEWTGRNITCEIPECIPPIQYGANITVNGSRPGDFAFYECLPDFNMSTTDAYRTCLITELWSDPEPLCLGRDCGEVETITNGSVLTPNGTRHPYSIYYVCDEGFNSIGDIIRTCQVNGSWDNLKPNCSIVDCGPPPTPVNGSIAELLGTSYGNNIPNGNVSTPSGTAFGQNASYTCNEGYTLTGGSTITCNATGQWNGPVPKCTIYDCGERNLTNGIVNTSTGTQYEATAYFSCNDGYYLMGSPDATCNATGQWDSPLPNCTIYDCGEPYLTDGVVNTSNGTQYETTAYFSCNDGYFLTGSPDATCNATGQWDSPLPNCTIHDCGELNLTNGNVITSTGTQFEAIASFSCNDGYFLTGSPDATCNATGQWDSPLPNCTIHDCGELNLTNGNVITSTGTQFEAIASFSCNNGYFLTGSPDATCNATGQWDSPLPNCTIHDCGELKLTNGNVITSTGTQFEAIASFSCNNGYFLTGSPYATCNETGHWDSPLPNCTIHDCGELNLTNGNVITSTGTQFEAIASFSCNNGYYLTGSPDATCNAAGQWDSPLPNCTIHDCGELNLTNGNVITSTGTQFEAIASFSCNNGYFLTGSPDATCNAAGQWDSPLPNCTIHDCGELKLTNGNVITSTGTQLEAIASFSCNNGYFLTGSPYATCNETGQWDSPLPNCTIHDCGELNLTNGNVITSNGTQFEAIASFSCNNGYYLTGSPDATCNAAGKWDSPLPNCTIHDCDELNLTNGNVITSTGTQFEAIASFSCNNGFYLTGSPDATCNAAGQWDSPLPNCTIHDCGELNLTNGNVITSTGTQFEAIASFSCKNGYYLTGSPDATCNATGQWDSPLPNCTIHDCGELNLTNGNVITSTGTQFEATAYFSCNDGYFLTGSPDATCNATGQWDSPLPNCTIHDCGELKLTNGNVITSTGTQFQAIASFSCNNGYFLTGSPDATCNATGQWDSPLPNCTIHDCGELKLTNGNVITSTGTQFEAIASFSCNNGYFLTGSPDATCNATGQWDSPLPNCTIRDCGELNLTNGYVITSTGTQFEAIASFSCNNGYYLTGSPDATCNAAGQWDSPLPNCTIHDCGELNLTNGNVITSTGTQFEAIASFSCNNGYYLTGSPDATCNATGQWDSPLPNCTIHDCGELKLTNGNVITSTGTQFEATAYFSCNDGYLLTGSPDATCNATGQWDNPLHTTCSLVDCFTPDEISNGNVFTSSMTTFGQNATYTCSEGYNLTGAHIRTCQGNGSWSFDTPSCLLVECGDLLPPTNGNIAVSTGTTFGQQAVYSCQHGYDLNGANTRTCTANGTWSGSPPGCIVSLGKARTTPSPKKLYIMPCICYEHHEWENLTQEEIIDQLVKDLSIDVTNTTLAQSRLIRKPQMPVHQ; encoded by the exons ATGGGATATTACATTTCTGGAAGTGCTAACATTACGTGTCAGGCGTCTGGAGAATGGAACAGTTCAACTCCCCTTTGCACCAAATTCAACTGCGGAAATCTAGAGATTCCAGCTGACGGAAGCATATACAACTCATCAGGAACGGAATACGGAGCAACTGCATATTTTTCATGTAGAGATGGATATTATCTGACTGGTAGTCCAAACGCTACGTGCAACGCAACAGGTCAATGGGATAACCCCGAACCGAATTGCTCCATATACGACTGTTTTTCCTTGAACAACATAACAagtggatatgtagatactccCGATGGAGCAACTTTTGGAGAAACAGCAACTTACGCATGTTTTCCCGGATATGACCTCACCGGAAATGCTACTACGCAGTGTCTTCATGGAGGAGAATGGAGCTCCAAACCACCGATCTGTGTCGTTAAAGATTGTGGGAATGTTACTTTACCTGTTAACGGATTTGTGGACGATACGAACGGAACAACATTCGGCGAAATCGTTAAATACAGTTGTGCAACAGGGTACGATCTGGCTGGAGACGCGTCTAGAATATGTGAAGCCGACG gGACCTGGAACTCTTCTGATCCTAAGTGTGAAATTCATGATTGCGGTAATCCTGGAAACGTTGATAATGGGAACGTGCAAGTCAAAAACGGCAGTACCTACCAGAGTTCTGCTTTGTATACTTGCCACAATGGATATATGATTTCCGGCGACAATGCGTACAGAATGTGTACACCGACCGGCTGGGAAGATCCGGCCCCTGAATGTGTTAAGGAAG cTTGTCCTTCACCCCCAATTACTATGAACGGAATGATTATACTGTTGGACAACAGTACGTTGGTTGGAAGTAAATACGAAGTCGCTTGCGATCCAGGTCTTATACCGAAACCAGGCGGTCCACGAACATGCAAAACAAGTCTGGAGTGGACAGGTCGTAATATAACGTGTGAAATACCTG AGTGTATACCGCCAATCCAGTACGGTGCAAATATAACGGTAAATGGTTCACGGCCTGGCGATTTCGCATTTTATGAGTGTTTGCCGGATTTCAACATGTCGACCACAGATGCTTACCGGACATGTTTGATTACGGAGTTATGGAGTGATCCCGAGCCACTGTGTTTAGGGCGAGATTGCGGCGAAGTGGAAACTATAACAAACGGTTCTGTGTTGACCCCTAATGGAACACGGCATCCCTACAGTATATATTACGTGTGTGACGAAGGCTTTAACAGTATTGGAGACATTATTAGAACCTGTCAGGTTAACGGGTCGTGGGATAATTTGAAACCTAATTGCAGCATAGTGGATTGCGGTCCACCTCCAACGCCTGTAAACGGGTCTATTGCGGAGCTCCTCGGCACTTCATACGGCAACAAT ATACCTAACGGAAATGTTTCTACACCTTCTGGGACAGCTTTCGGACAGAACGCATCATATACTTGTAACGAAGGTTATACATTGACTGGTGGTTCAACCATCACATGCAACGCAACAGGCCAATGGAATGGTCCGGTACCGAAATGCACAATATACGATTGTGGTGAACGTAACTTAACCAATGGCATCGTAAACACATCCACCGGAACACAGTATGAGGCAACTGCTTACTTCTCCTGTAATGATGGATACTATCTGATGGGTAGTCCAGACGCTACTTGTAACGCAACAGGCCAATGGGACAGTCCTTTACCGAATTGCACAATATACGATTGCGGTGAACCTTACTTAACAGACGGTGTCGTTAACACATCCAATGGAACACAGTATGAGACAACTGCTTACTTCTCCTGTAATGATGGATACTTCCTGACAGGTAGTCCAGACGCTACTTGTAACGCAACAGGCCAATGGGACAGTCCTTTACCGAATTGCACAATACATGATTGTGGTGAACTTAACTTAACCAACGGTAACGTAATTACATCCACCGGAACACAGTTTGAGGCTATTGCTTCCTTCTCCTGTAATGATGGATACTTCCTGACAGGTAGTCCAGACGCTACTTGTAACGCAACAGGCCAATGGGACAGTCCTTTACCGAATTGCACAATACATGATTGTGGTGAACTTAACTTAACCAACGGTAACGTAATTACATCCACCGGAACACAGTTTGAGGCAATTGCTTCCTTCTCCTGTAATAATGGATACTTCCTGACAGGTAGTCCAGACGCTACTTGTAACGCAACAGGCCAATGGGACAGTCCTTTACCGAATTGCACAATACATGATTGTGGTGAACTTAAATTAACCAACGGTAACGTAATTACATCCACCGGAACACAGTTTGAGGCTATTGCTTCCTTCTCCTGTAATAATGGATACTTCCTGACAGGTAGTCCATACGCTACTTGTAACGAAACAGGCCATTGGGACAGTCCTTTACCGAATTGCACAATACATGATTGTGGTGAACTTAACTTAACCAACGGTAACGTAATTACATCCACCGGAACACAGTTTGAGGCAATTGCTTCCTTCTCCTGTAATAATGGATACTATCTGACAGGTAGTCCAGACGCTACTTGTAACGCAGCAGGCCAATGGGACAGTCCTTTACCGAATTGCACAATACATGATTGTGGTGAACTTAACTTAACCAACGGTAACGTAATTACATCCACCGGAACACAGTTTGAGGCTATTGCTTCCTTCTCCTGTAATAATGGATACTTCCTGACAGGTAGTCCAGACGCTACTTGTAACGCAGCAGGCCAATGGGACAGTCCTTTACCGAATTGCACAATACATGATTGTGGTGAACTTAAATTAACCAACGGTAACGTAATTACATCCACCGGAACACAGTTGGAGGCAATTGCTTCCTTCTCCTGTAATAATGGATACTTCCTGACAGGTAGTCCATACGCTACTTGTAACGAAACAGGCCAATGGGACAGTCCTTTACCGAATTGCACAATACATGATTGTGGTGAACTTAACTTAACCAACGGTAACGTAATTACATCCAACGGAACACAGTTTGAGGCAATTGCTTCCTTCTCCTGTAATAATGGATACTATCTGACAGGTAGTCCAGACGCTACTTGTAACGCAGCAGGCAAATGGGACAGTCCTTTACCGAATTGCACAATACATGATTGTGATGAACTTAACTTAACCAACGGTAACGTAATTACATCCACCGGAACACAGTTTGAGGCAATTGCTTCCTTCTCCTGTAATAATGGATTCTATCTAACAGGTAGTCCGGACGCTACTTGTAACGCAGCAGGCCAATGGGACAGTCCTTTACCGAATTGCACAATACATGATTGTGGTGAACTTAACTTAACCAACGGTAACGTAATTACATCCACCGGAACACAGTTTGAGGCTATTGCTTCCTTCTCCTGTAAAAATGGATACTATCTGACAGGTAGTCCAGACGCTACTTGTAACGCAACAGGCCAATGGGACAGTCCTTTACCGAATTGCACAATACATGATTGTGGTGAACTTAACTTAACCAACGGTAACGTAATTACATCCACCGGAACACAGTTTGAGGCAACTGCTTACTTCTCCTGTAATGATGGATACTTCCTGACAGGTAGTCCAGACGCTACTTGTAACGCAACAGGCCAATGGGACAGTCCTTTACCGAATTGCACAATACATGATTGTGGTGAACTTAAATTAACCAACGGTAACGTAATTACATCAACCGGAACACAGTTTCAGGCAATTGCTTCCTTCTCCTGTAATAATGGATACTTCCTGACAGGTAGTCCAGACGCTACTTGTAACGCAACAGGCCAATGGGACAGTCCTTTACCGAATTGCACAATACATGATTGTGGTGAACTTAAATTAACCAACGGTAACGTAATTACATCCACCGGAACACAGTTTGAGGCTATTGCTTCCTTCTCCTGTAATAATGGATACTTCCTGACAGGTAGTCCAGACGCTACTTGTAACGCAACAGGCCAATGGGACAGTCCTTTACCGAATTGCACAATACGTGATTGTGGTGAACTTAACTTAACCAACGGTTACGTAATTACATCCACCGGAACACAGTTTGAGGCTATTGCTTCCTTCTCCTGTAATAATGGATACTATCTGACAGGTAGTCCAGACGCTACTTGTAACGCAGCAGGCCAATGGGACAGTCCTTTACCGAATTGCACAATACATGATTGTGGTGAACTTAACTTGACCAACGGTAACGTAATTACATCCACCGGAACACAGTTTGAGGCTATTGCTTCCTTCTCCTGTAATAATGGATACTATCTGACAGGTAGTCCAGACGCTACATGTAACGCAACAGGCCAATGGGACAGTCCTTTACCGAATTGCACAATACATGATTGTGGTGAACTTAAATTAACCAACGGTAACGTAATTACATCTACCGGAACACAGTTTGAGGCAACTGCTTACTTCTCCTGTAATGATGGATACTTACTGACAGGTAGTCCAGACGCTACTTGTAACGCAACAGGCCAATGGGATAATCCTTTACATACAACTTGTTCTCTTGTTGACTGCTTCACACCTGATGAAATATCTAATGGAAATGTTTTTACGTCTTCGATGACAACATTTGGACAAAACGCTACATATACTTGCAGCGAGGGTTATAACCTGACCGGAGCGCATATAAGAACATGTCAAGGAAACGGATCTTGGAGTTTTGATACACCATCGTGCTTGCTAGTTGAATGCGGGGATTTGCTCCCTCCGACAAATGGAAACATTGCTGTTTCCACTGGAACGACATTTGGACAGCAAGCTGTATATTCGTGCCAACACGGTTACGACCTTAATGGAGCCAACACTCGGACGTGCACCGCTAACGGCACCTGGAGTGGATCACCGCCGGGCTGTATAG TGTCCCTGGGAAAAGCAAGGACCACGCCGTCACCAAAGAAGCTGTACATAATGCCTTGTATATGTTATGAACACCACGAATGGGAGAATCTGACGCAAGAAGAGATCATAGATCAACTCGTTAAAGACCTGAGCATCGACGTGACCAATACGACACTCGCCCAGTCAAGGCTCATCA GAAAACCTCaaatgccggtacatcagtag